From Burkholderia pseudomultivorans, the proteins below share one genomic window:
- a CDS encoding phosphonate degradation HD-domain oxygenase: MALTVEQIDGLYREHGHVAYSGEPVTQLEHALQSGLLAEQAGADEALVAAAFLHDLGHLLNRQGETPSARGIDDLHQYFVLPFLRPLFSDAVLEPIRLHVDAKRCLCRTDAGYFESLSPDSIRSLALQGGIFSDDEAMTFLQRPFAEDALRLRRWDDTAKEAGKLTPDLDHYMEIVARQVRVA; encoded by the coding sequence ATGGCGCTGACGGTGGAACAGATCGACGGCTTGTATCGCGAGCACGGCCATGTGGCCTATAGCGGGGAGCCGGTCACGCAGCTCGAGCATGCGCTGCAGAGCGGGCTGCTGGCGGAACAGGCCGGCGCCGACGAGGCGCTGGTCGCGGCGGCGTTTTTGCACGACCTCGGGCATTTGCTGAATCGCCAGGGTGAGACGCCGAGCGCGCGCGGCATCGACGATCTGCATCAGTATTTCGTGCTGCCGTTCTTGCGGCCGCTGTTTTCGGATGCGGTGCTCGAGCCGATCAGGCTGCACGTCGACGCGAAGCGTTGCCTGTGCCGGACCGACGCCGGCTACTTCGAGAGCCTGTCGCCCGATTCGATCCGCAGTCTCGCGCTGCAGGGCGGCATCTTCAGCGACGACGAGGCGATGACGTTCCTGCAGCGTCCGTTCGCGGAGGACGCGCTGCGCCTGCGCCGCTGGGACGATACGGCGAAGGAGGCGGGCAAGCTGACGCCGGATCTCGATCACTATATGGAGATCGTGGCGCGCCAGGTGCGCGTGGCCTGA
- the phnY gene encoding phosphonoacetaldehyde dehydrogenase has translation MMAHPRQDHPAFRAEALRWCGTRATRERSFDIVDPYTGARVGTAPLASVDDVRAAFDYALAYRPALTRYERSQILERAAALLRARTEEASDLISLESGLSKRDSRYEIGRVADVLKFASVETLRDDAQSFSCDLTPHGKARRVFSQRQPLDGVIVAITPFNHPMNQVAHKIAPAIATNNRVIVKPSEKVPLSAFYLADLLYEAGLPEPMLQVLTGDPREIADELVTHPHASLITFTGGVAIGKAIAAKAGYRRIVLELGGNDPLIVLDDADPERAATLAALGSYRNSGQRCTAVKRILVQRAIAPAFTEALVEKTRAWTYGDPFDPANEMGTVIDEAAARLFEARVGDAVARGARLLAGNLRRGALYAPTVLDNVDPSMTLVREETFGPVSPVIRFDTIDDAIRISNGTAFGLSSGVCTDSTAAVVRFVNELKVGTVNVWEVPGYRIELTPFGGIKDSGLGYKEGVQEAMKSFTNLKTFSLPWE, from the coding sequence ATGATGGCCCATCCGCGACAGGATCATCCGGCGTTTCGCGCAGAGGCGCTGCGCTGGTGCGGGACGCGCGCGACGCGGGAACGCAGCTTCGACATCGTCGATCCGTACACGGGCGCCCGCGTCGGCACGGCGCCGCTCGCGAGCGTCGACGACGTGCGCGCCGCGTTCGACTACGCGCTGGCCTACCGGCCGGCCCTCACGCGCTACGAGCGCTCGCAGATCCTCGAACGCGCGGCCGCGCTGCTGCGCGCACGCACCGAGGAAGCGTCCGACCTGATCTCGCTCGAGTCGGGGCTGTCGAAGCGCGATTCGCGCTACGAGATCGGCCGCGTCGCCGACGTGCTGAAGTTCGCGTCGGTCGAGACGCTGCGCGACGATGCGCAGAGCTTCTCGTGCGACCTGACGCCCCACGGCAAGGCGCGCCGCGTGTTCTCGCAGCGGCAGCCGCTCGACGGCGTTATCGTCGCGATCACGCCGTTCAATCATCCGATGAACCAGGTCGCGCACAAGATCGCGCCGGCGATCGCGACCAACAACCGCGTGATCGTGAAGCCGTCGGAGAAGGTGCCGCTGTCGGCGTTCTATCTGGCGGACCTGCTTTACGAGGCCGGGCTGCCGGAGCCGATGCTGCAGGTATTGACCGGCGATCCGCGCGAGATCGCGGACGAGCTCGTCACGCATCCGCATGCATCGCTGATCACCTTTACCGGCGGCGTCGCGATCGGCAAGGCGATCGCGGCGAAGGCCGGCTACCGGCGCATCGTGCTGGAGCTCGGCGGCAACGATCCGCTGATCGTGCTCGACGACGCCGATCCCGAACGCGCGGCGACGCTCGCGGCGCTCGGTTCGTACCGGAATTCGGGGCAGCGCTGCACGGCCGTCAAGCGGATCCTCGTGCAGCGCGCGATCGCGCCGGCGTTCACCGAGGCGCTGGTCGAAAAGACGCGTGCGTGGACCTACGGCGACCCGTTCGATCCCGCCAATGAAATGGGCACCGTGATCGACGAGGCGGCGGCGCGGCTGTTCGAGGCGCGGGTCGGCGACGCGGTCGCGCGGGGTGCGCGGCTGCTGGCCGGCAACCTGCGGCGCGGCGCGCTGTATGCGCCGACCGTGCTCGACAATGTCGATCCGTCGATGACGCTGGTGCGCGAGGAGACCTTCGGCCCGGTGTCGCCCGTGATCCGGTTCGACACCATCGACGACGCGATCCGGATCAGCAACGGTACGGCGTTCGGACTGTCGTCGGGGGTCTGTACGGACAGCACGGCGGCGGTCGTGCGGTTCGTCAACGAGTTGAAGGTCGGCACGGTGAACGTATGGGAAGTGCCCGGATACCGGATCGAACTGACGCCGTTCGGCGGGATCAAGGATTCGGGGCTCGGTTACAAGGAAGGCGTTCAGGAGGCGATGAAGAGCTTCACGAACCTGAAGACCTTCTCTTTGCCCTGGGAGTGA
- a CDS encoding 2-aminoethylphosphonate ABC transporter permease subunit: MSSLSSPEAGLSPQALASAAAHAAAARRRRRMGDLHLLGLAIVVLGPLVVYPLVRLVLLSVSGDHGLSFAAYRTFFGNPDTRNVLMTTLGVLFASAGTASLLGVMLAALLFFKPFPGASLVTRFLELYVAFPSFLVAFTLIFLYGSQGSVSIALQHLFHLDEPPLNFLFGIGGVILAQTVFYTPFVVRPTLASFATLDLRLIEAARSLGASGWMLARRVVLPIAWPGIAAGTVLCFLLTLNEFGILLVLGSAKLVTLPVAIYSSATVDLDLPTASAGAVVMLALSLALYAVYRRVNRRATGGNDVR; this comes from the coding sequence ATGTCGTCCTTATCGAGCCCTGAAGCCGGCCTGTCGCCGCAAGCGCTCGCGTCGGCCGCCGCGCATGCCGCTGCCGCGCGGCGCCGCAGGCGCATGGGCGACCTGCACCTGCTCGGGCTGGCGATCGTCGTGCTCGGGCCGCTGGTCGTCTATCCGCTGGTCAGGCTGGTGCTGTTGAGCGTGTCGGGCGATCACGGGCTCAGCTTCGCCGCGTACCGGACCTTCTTCGGCAATCCCGACACGCGCAACGTGCTGATGACGACGCTCGGCGTGCTGTTCGCGAGCGCCGGCACCGCGTCGCTGCTCGGCGTGATGCTCGCCGCGCTGCTGTTCTTCAAGCCGTTCCCGGGCGCCTCGCTCGTCACGCGCTTCCTGGAACTGTACGTCGCGTTTCCGTCGTTCCTCGTCGCGTTCACGCTGATCTTCCTGTACGGCTCGCAAGGCTCGGTCAGCATCGCGCTGCAGCACCTGTTCCATCTCGACGAGCCGCCGCTGAACTTCCTGTTCGGCATCGGCGGCGTGATTCTTGCGCAGACGGTGTTCTATACGCCGTTCGTCGTGCGCCCGACGCTCGCGTCGTTCGCGACGCTCGACCTGCGCCTGATCGAGGCGGCGCGCAGCCTCGGCGCGTCCGGCTGGATGCTCGCGCGGCGCGTGGTGCTGCCGATCGCGTGGCCGGGCATCGCCGCCGGCACCGTGCTGTGCTTCCTGCTGACGCTGAACGAATTCGGGATCCTGCTCGTGCTCGGCAGCGCGAAGCTCGTGACGCTGCCGGTCGCGATCTACAGCAGCGCGACCGTCGACCTCGACCTGCCGACCGCATCGGCCGGCGCGGTCGTGATGCTGGCGTTGTCGCTGGCGCTGTATGCGGTTTATCGCCGGGTGAACCGGCGTGCGACGGGAGGAAACGATGTCCGCTGA
- the phnV gene encoding 2-aminoethylphosphonate ABC transport system, membrane component PhnV encodes MSAEFRIGQAVPRHPIDWRDAVLRQASRVALALAAFACFWLFVLPVIVVALSSVSTQWSGTILPAGYSLRWFERLGSPEYDALLTSLEIGFGVSALGTMLGLWLALALEGRDRRGLGALVDALVMVPNGVPSVVLGLAVLIAYHQKPLDLSSSAAIVVLVQLALILPFCYRCAAAALRPELTVLREAAASLGAPPAMVLRRVLLPQLVPALRASLALGFALSLGELGATLTVYPPGFATVPIVVIGQVERGYYLPASALSLLMLGASLAALLLIAARVPRGKRAAS; translated from the coding sequence ATGTCCGCTGAATTTCGTATCGGGCAGGCCGTGCCGCGCCACCCGATCGACTGGCGCGACGCGGTGCTCAGGCAGGCGTCGCGGGTCGCGCTCGCGCTGGCCGCGTTCGCGTGCTTCTGGTTGTTCGTGCTGCCGGTCATCGTGGTCGCGCTGTCGAGCGTGTCGACGCAGTGGTCGGGCACGATCCTGCCGGCCGGCTACAGCCTGCGCTGGTTCGAGCGGCTCGGGTCGCCGGAGTACGACGCGCTGCTGACGAGCCTCGAGATCGGCTTCGGCGTGTCCGCGCTCGGCACGATGCTCGGGCTGTGGCTCGCCCTCGCGCTCGAAGGGCGCGACCGGCGCGGGCTCGGCGCGCTCGTCGACGCGCTGGTGATGGTGCCGAACGGCGTGCCGAGCGTCGTGCTCGGGCTCGCGGTGCTGATCGCGTATCACCAGAAGCCGCTCGACCTGTCGAGCTCGGCGGCGATCGTCGTGCTCGTGCAGCTCGCGCTGATCCTGCCGTTCTGCTATCGCTGCGCGGCCGCCGCGCTGCGCCCGGAACTGACCGTGCTGCGCGAAGCCGCGGCGAGCCTCGGCGCGCCGCCCGCGATGGTGTTGCGCCGCGTGCTGCTGCCGCAGCTCGTGCCGGCGCTGCGCGCGAGCCTGGCGCTCGGCTTCGCGCTGTCGCTCGGCGAGCTCGGCGCGACGCTGACGGTTTATCCGCCCGGGTTCGCGACCGTGCCGATCGTCGTGATCGGCCAGGTCGAGCGCGGCTACTACCTGCCCGCGTCGGCGCTGTCGCTGCTGATGCTCGGCGCGTCGCTCGCGGCGCTGCTGCTGATCGCTGCGCGCGTGCCGCGCGGCAAGCGGGCGGCATCATGA
- a CDS encoding CbtB domain-containing protein, giving the protein MSEAVLKPAVAPVPIPVRELLPWAVFVGLILLLALYFVGAEQGATSLVPGMYVHEFVHDGRHLLGFPCH; this is encoded by the coding sequence ATGAGCGAAGCAGTCCTGAAGCCGGCCGTCGCGCCGGTGCCCATTCCCGTCCGCGAACTGTTGCCGTGGGCCGTGTTCGTCGGCCTGATCCTGTTGCTCGCGCTTTACTTCGTCGGCGCGGAACAGGGCGCGACCTCGCTCGTGCCCGGCATGTACGTGCACGAGTTCGTGCACGACGGCCGCCATCTGCTCGGCTTTCCCTGCCACTGA
- the phnA gene encoding phosphonoacetate hydrolase yields MNAAFALRVPGQPAAAGAAPDLAGRWVEVNGRRYRLPVEPTVVVCVDGCEYDYLERAVEAGVAPFIGRMIAEGTAWRADCVVPTFTNPNNLSIVCGVPPAVHGICGNYFWDPSADGGRGAEVMMNDPAYLRAGTLLAAASDAGARVAVVTAKDKLRRLLGWQLDGVCFSAEKAAQANLAENGIVDVLDWVGLPSPDVYSAALSEFVLAAGVRLAQTRQIDLMYLSTTDYVQHKCAPGTDGANAFYAMMDGYLAQLDALGWAIGLTADHGMNAKHDPATGRPNVIYLQDAFDGWFGAQSARVILPITDPYVVHHGALGSFATVYLAPGVDRTDAIWRIGGLDGVELVLDNAEAAARFELPADRIGDLVVIARRDMTLGTREREHDLSGLTVPLRSHGGVSEQEVPLLFNRRIERTDAERRPRNFDVFDFVLNRIAA; encoded by the coding sequence ATGAACGCCGCGTTCGCGTTGCGCGTTCCGGGCCAACCGGCGGCGGCCGGTGCGGCGCCCGATCTCGCCGGCCGCTGGGTCGAGGTCAACGGCCGCCGCTACCGGCTGCCGGTCGAGCCGACGGTGGTCGTCTGCGTCGACGGCTGCGAGTACGACTATCTCGAACGGGCCGTCGAAGCCGGTGTCGCGCCGTTCATCGGCCGGATGATCGCCGAAGGCACGGCATGGCGCGCCGACTGCGTCGTGCCGACCTTCACCAACCCGAACAACCTGTCGATCGTCTGCGGCGTGCCGCCGGCCGTCCACGGGATCTGCGGCAATTACTTCTGGGATCCGTCGGCCGACGGCGGGCGCGGCGCCGAGGTGATGATGAACGACCCGGCCTACCTGCGGGCCGGCACGCTGCTCGCGGCGGCGTCCGATGCCGGTGCGCGGGTCGCGGTCGTGACGGCGAAGGACAAGCTGCGCCGGCTGCTCGGCTGGCAGCTGGACGGCGTGTGCTTTTCCGCGGAGAAGGCCGCGCAGGCGAATCTCGCGGAGAACGGCATCGTCGACGTGCTCGACTGGGTCGGCCTGCCGTCGCCGGACGTGTACAGCGCGGCGCTGTCCGAATTCGTGCTCGCGGCCGGCGTGCGGCTCGCGCAGACGCGCCAGATCGACCTGATGTACCTGTCGACGACCGACTACGTGCAGCACAAGTGCGCGCCCGGCACCGACGGCGCGAACGCGTTCTACGCGATGATGGACGGCTATCTCGCGCAGCTCGACGCGCTCGGCTGGGCGATCGGGCTCACGGCCGATCACGGGATGAATGCGAAGCACGATCCCGCGACGGGCCGGCCGAACGTGATCTATCTGCAGGACGCGTTCGACGGCTGGTTCGGCGCGCAGTCCGCGCGCGTGATCCTGCCGATCACCGATCCGTACGTCGTGCACCACGGCGCGCTCGGTTCGTTCGCGACCGTGTATCTGGCGCCCGGCGTCGATCGCACGGACGCGATCTGGCGCATCGGCGGCCTCGACGGCGTCGAGCTCGTGCTCGACAACGCGGAAGCCGCTGCGCGCTTCGAGTTGCCGGCCGACCGGATCGGCGATCTGGTCGTGATTGCGCGTCGCGACATGACGCTCGGCACGCGCGAGCGCGAGCACGACCTGTCGGGCCTGACCGTGCCGCTGCGCTCGCATGGCGGCGTGTCGGAGCAGGAAGTGCCGCTGCTGTTCAACCGTCGTATCGAGCGGACCGATGCGGAACGTCGTCCGCGGAACTTCGACGTGTTCGATTTCGTGCTGAACCGGATCGCAGCATGA
- a CDS encoding histidine phosphatase family protein yields MPALLRLIAHASTRAMRTGTFPDDEPLDARGLAEAAAHRERRAGIADARVLCSPARCARQTADALGLHPDIDAMLREVDYGGWRGKRLQDLGRDCPNELRAWIGDPSASPHGGESFDEAMRRAGAWLNRLPHERDIVAITHATIVRAVIANVLRADARTVSGIDIAPLSCTTFAHTPEGWMPIADDDRSDRRSG; encoded by the coding sequence ATGCCCGCGCTGCTGCGCCTGATTGCACACGCATCGACCCGCGCGATGCGCACCGGCACGTTTCCCGACGACGAGCCGCTCGATGCGCGCGGCCTGGCCGAAGCGGCCGCGCACCGCGAGCGGCGCGCAGGCATCGCAGACGCGCGCGTGCTGTGCAGTCCCGCCCGCTGCGCGCGGCAGACCGCCGACGCACTCGGGCTGCATCCCGACATCGACGCGATGCTGCGCGAGGTCGACTATGGAGGCTGGCGCGGCAAGCGGCTGCAGGATCTCGGTCGCGATTGCCCGAACGAGCTTCGCGCATGGATCGGCGATCCGTCCGCATCGCCGCACGGCGGCGAATCGTTCGACGAGGCGATGCGACGGGCCGGCGCATGGTTGAACCGTCTGCCGCATGAGCGCGACATCGTCGCGATCACGCACGCGACGATCGTGCGGGCCGTGATCGCGAACGTACTGCGCGCCGATGCGAGGACCGTGTCGGGCATCGACATCGCGCCGCTGTCGTGCACGACGTTCGCGCACACGCCGGAGGGCTGGATGCCGATCGCGGACGACGACCGCTCCGATCGCCGTTCAGGGTGA
- a CDS encoding inorganic phosphate transporter produces MNQPASSTARSGSPERTRQLGYAVFLLVLAIGAVYIATHLFADLAPVREGSLFPYLMLGAALLIALGFEFVNGFHDTANAVATVIYTHSLTPNVAVIWSGMWNFLGVMISSGAVAFGILQLLPVELILQVGSGAGFAMVFALLIAAIVWNLATWYFGLPSSSSHTLIGSIIGVGLMNQLMHGPSGTSGVDWGQALGVGKSLLFSPIVGFLCAALLLLVLKAAVRIPELYKEPPKDQPPPFWIRCLLILTCTGVSFAHGSNDGQKGMGLIMLILIGTVPTAYALNKAVTPAESQTFVAVANQAAATFGKYANGVAPSANPRADVERYVQHRELTPAVIPAVQQLSTSLASAVGTSGSMAAVPQGDVDNVRNTMYLVSEAIRLLEKAGQPAFAADDKLAIDNYRKQLDHATKFIPTWVKVAVAIALGLGTMVGWKRIVVTVGEKIGKQHLTYGQGASAELVAMLTIGAADAYGLPVSTTHVLSSGVAGTMAANGSGLQWSTVRSLVLAWVLTLPASIVLAGALYWLFRSLA; encoded by the coding sequence ATGAATCAGCCCGCTTCGTCCACCGCCCGTTCCGGCTCCCCCGAACGCACCCGGCAGCTCGGCTATGCCGTATTCCTGCTGGTGCTCGCGATCGGCGCCGTCTATATCGCCACTCACCTGTTCGCGGATCTCGCGCCGGTTCGCGAAGGCTCGCTGTTCCCGTACCTGATGCTCGGCGCCGCGCTGCTGATCGCGCTCGGCTTCGAGTTCGTCAACGGCTTTCACGACACCGCGAACGCAGTCGCGACCGTGATCTACACGCACTCGCTGACGCCGAACGTCGCGGTGATCTGGTCGGGGATGTGGAATTTCCTCGGCGTGATGATTTCGAGCGGCGCGGTCGCGTTCGGCATCCTGCAGCTGCTGCCGGTCGAACTGATCCTGCAGGTCGGCAGCGGCGCCGGCTTTGCGATGGTGTTCGCGCTGCTGATTGCCGCGATCGTCTGGAATCTCGCGACGTGGTATTTCGGACTGCCGTCGTCGAGCTCGCATACGCTGATCGGCTCGATCATCGGCGTCGGGCTGATGAACCAGCTGATGCACGGGCCGTCCGGCACGAGCGGTGTCGACTGGGGCCAGGCGCTCGGCGTCGGCAAGTCGCTGCTGTTCTCGCCGATCGTCGGCTTCCTGTGCGCGGCGCTGTTGCTGCTCGTGCTGAAGGCCGCGGTGCGGATCCCCGAACTGTACAAGGAGCCGCCGAAGGACCAGCCGCCGCCGTTCTGGATTCGCTGCCTGCTGATCCTGACCTGCACGGGCGTGTCGTTCGCGCACGGTTCGAACGACGGCCAGAAGGGCATGGGCCTGATCATGCTGATCCTGATCGGCACCGTGCCGACCGCCTATGCGCTGAACAAGGCCGTTACGCCGGCCGAGTCGCAGACCTTCGTCGCGGTGGCGAACCAGGCCGCCGCCACGTTCGGGAAGTACGCGAACGGCGTCGCACCGTCCGCGAATCCGCGCGCCGACGTCGAACGTTACGTCCAGCACCGCGAGCTGACGCCGGCCGTGATTCCCGCCGTCCAGCAACTGTCCACGTCGCTCGCGAGCGCGGTCGGCACCTCGGGTTCGATGGCGGCCGTGCCGCAGGGCGACGTCGACAACGTGCGCAACACGATGTACCTCGTATCCGAAGCGATTCGCCTGCTGGAGAAGGCCGGCCAACCGGCGTTCGCCGCCGACGACAAGCTCGCGATCGACAACTATCGCAAGCAGCTCGACCATGCGACGAAGTTCATTCCGACCTGGGTGAAGGTGGCGGTCGCGATCGCGCTGGGTCTCGGCACGATGGTCGGCTGGAAGCGGATCGTCGTGACCGTCGGCGAAAAAATCGGCAAGCAGCATCTGACATACGGACAAGGCGCATCGGCCGAACTCGTCGCGATGCTGACGATCGGCGCGGCCGATGCCTACGGCTTGCCGGTGTCGACGACGCACGTGCTGTCGTCGGGCGTGGCCGGCACGATGGCCGCGAACGGATCCGGGCTGCAATGGAGCACGGTGCGCAGTCTCGTGCTGGCGTGGGTGCTGACGCTGCCGGCCTCGATCGTGCTCGCCGGCGCGCTCTACTGGCTGTTCCGGTCGCTGGCCTGA
- a CDS encoding DHA2 family efflux MFS transporter permease subunit encodes MTASPAPGDRTTDFLPYLVAATFFMEYLDTTVIATALPQMAHTFGVGPNALSLGMTAYMLALAVFIPISGWVADRYGSRTVFGSAIVIFTGASVLCGLSNGVTAFTAARLLQGVGGAMMVPVGRMIVVRSTEKARLMRAIATITWPGIVAPVVGPPIGGFITTYASWRWIFLLNVPFGIAALVCTWLIVRNTRADEQRPLDWGGFVLAGGALTCLLIGTETAGQQDAQFARAGMLVGASVLFGIAAWLHARRCDHPLLDFTTLKVPTFSVTVITGSITRIAINAVPYLLPLLFQIGFGLSPFQSGLLLLASALGNLGMKAGTSWILDRFGFRRVALVDVTIAGLFTIACGWLTASTPLTITLLVVFVYGLTRSMQFTTLATLAYADIPAQQTSAASTLWSAAQQMTIGMGIAFGALSLRVAALLRGDATGVHYVLDDFRWAFVAAGVLALLTLPGYARLATNAGDRLRASAARG; translated from the coding sequence ATGACTGCCAGTCCCGCCCCAGGTGATCGGACGACCGACTTCCTGCCGTATCTCGTCGCCGCGACCTTCTTCATGGAGTATCTCGACACGACCGTGATCGCGACCGCGCTGCCGCAGATGGCCCACACCTTCGGCGTCGGGCCGAATGCGCTGAGCCTCGGGATGACGGCCTACATGCTCGCGCTCGCGGTATTCATCCCGATCAGTGGCTGGGTCGCGGACCGATATGGCTCGCGTACGGTGTTCGGTAGCGCGATCGTCATCTTTACCGGCGCTTCCGTACTGTGCGGACTCTCCAACGGCGTGACCGCGTTTACGGCCGCGCGGCTGCTGCAGGGCGTCGGCGGGGCGATGATGGTGCCGGTCGGGCGGATGATCGTCGTGCGCAGCACCGAGAAGGCGCGGCTGATGCGCGCGATCGCGACGATCACGTGGCCCGGGATCGTCGCGCCTGTCGTCGGGCCGCCGATCGGCGGCTTCATCACGACCTACGCGTCATGGCGATGGATCTTCCTGTTGAACGTGCCGTTCGGCATCGCCGCGCTCGTCTGTACGTGGCTGATCGTCCGGAACACACGCGCCGACGAGCAGCGGCCGCTCGACTGGGGCGGCTTCGTGCTGGCGGGAGGCGCACTGACCTGCCTGCTGATCGGCACGGAAACCGCGGGCCAACAGGACGCGCAGTTCGCGCGCGCGGGCATGCTCGTCGGCGCGAGCGTGCTGTTCGGCATTGCCGCGTGGCTGCATGCGCGGCGTTGCGACCATCCGTTGCTCGACTTCACGACGCTGAAGGTGCCGACATTCTCGGTCACGGTGATCACCGGCTCGATCACGCGGATCGCGATCAACGCGGTGCCGTATCTGCTGCCGCTGCTGTTCCAGATCGGCTTCGGCCTGTCGCCGTTCCAGTCCGGCCTGCTGCTGCTCGCGAGCGCGCTCGGCAATCTCGGCATGAAGGCGGGGACGTCGTGGATACTCGATCGATTCGGCTTCCGGCGCGTCGCGCTCGTCGACGTCACGATCGCCGGCCTTTTCACGATCGCATGCGGCTGGCTGACCGCTTCGACGCCGCTGACGATCACGCTGCTCGTCGTATTCGTCTACGGACTCACGCGCTCGATGCAGTTCACGACGCTGGCGACGCTCGCCTATGCGGACATCCCCGCGCAACAGACGAGCGCCGCCAGCACGCTGTGGAGCGCCGCGCAGCAGATGACGATCGGGATGGGCATCGCGTTCGGTGCGCTGTCGCTGCGCGTGGCGGCATTGTTGCGCGGCGATGCGACGGGCGTGCACTACGTGCTCGACGATTTTCGCTGGGCGTTCGTCGCCGCCGGCGTGCTCGCGTTGCTGACGCTGCCGGGCTACGCGCGGCTTGCGACTAACGCAGGGGACCGGCTGCGGGCGAGCGCCGCGCGCGGGTAA
- the phnT gene encoding 2-aminoethylphosphonate ABC transport system ATP-binding subunit PhnT, whose product MNPVDTALNHPGAFGAAEPRAMQRSGAPGGVQIEHLSVRYGARTVLEDLSLSIGAGEFLTVLGKSGCGKTTLLRFIAGFVKADGLTGTLTVAGRDLTYAPPHKRNLGLLFQNYALFPHLSVFENVAFGLRARGMASAEVTRRVADALKLVQLGDAGHHLPAQLSGGMQQRVALARALVIEPDVLLLDEPLSALDANLRASVRTELKALHERLPNLTVVCVTHDRDDALVLSDRALLMRDGRIAQLGTPQQLYDAPNDGYVARYLGPANLLPPRVIFPLGDPRHEVRDKVACVRPERLTLMPPAAGGMHGAVSSVEWQGADLSITVVLDAAPNEIVRVTMQRGRAAAPERGARVSLHCEADDVVLIEP is encoded by the coding sequence ATGAACCCGGTGGATACCGCCCTGAACCATCCCGGCGCTTTCGGCGCCGCCGAGCCGCGCGCGATGCAGCGGTCCGGCGCGCCGGGCGGCGTGCAGATCGAGCATCTGAGCGTGCGCTACGGCGCACGCACGGTGCTGGAAGATCTGTCGCTGTCGATCGGCGCCGGTGAATTTCTGACCGTGCTCGGCAAGAGCGGCTGCGGCAAGACCACGCTGCTGCGCTTCATCGCCGGTTTCGTGAAGGCCGACGGCCTGACCGGTACGCTGACCGTGGCCGGTCGCGACCTGACCTATGCGCCGCCGCACAAGCGCAATCTCGGTCTGCTGTTCCAGAATTACGCGCTGTTCCCGCACCTGTCGGTGTTCGAGAACGTCGCTTTCGGCCTGCGCGCGCGCGGGATGGCGTCGGCCGAAGTCACGCGGCGCGTCGCCGACGCGCTGAAGCTCGTGCAGCTCGGCGATGCGGGCCATCATCTGCCGGCGCAACTGTCGGGCGGGATGCAGCAGCGTGTCGCGCTGGCCCGCGCGCTCGTGATCGAGCCCGACGTGCTGCTGCTCGACGAGCCGCTGTCCGCGCTCGACGCGAACCTGCGGGCGTCGGTGCGCACCGAACTGAAGGCGCTGCACGAGCGCCTGCCGAACCTGACCGTGGTCTGCGTGACGCACGACCGCGACGACGCGCTGGTGCTGTCCGATCGCGCGCTGCTGATGCGCGACGGCCGCATCGCGCAGCTCGGCACGCCGCAGCAGCTGTACGACGCGCCGAACGACGGCTATGTCGCGCGCTATCTCGGCCCGGCGAACCTGCTGCCGCCGCGCGTGATTTTCCCGCTCGGCGATCCGCGCCACGAGGTGCGCGACAAGGTCGCGTGCGTGCGCCCCGAGCGCCTGACGCTGATGCCGCCGGCCGCCGGCGGCATGCACGGCGCCGTTTCGTCGGTCGAATGGCAGGGCGCGGACCTGTCGATCACGGTCGTGCTCGATGCGGCGCCCAACGAAATCGTGCGCGTGACGATGCAACGCGGCCGCGCCGCGGCGCCCGAGCGCGGTGCGCGTGTTTCCCTGCATTGCGAGGCAGACGATGTCGTCCTTATCGAGCCCTGA